One Salvia splendens isolate huo1 chromosome 1, SspV2, whole genome shotgun sequence genomic window, TGAAACAGATGGTTGGTTGTCGACAGATTTGAGCAACGATACAATATTTGTTATACATATGTCTTTACTCCCGTTTTGAAAACTAACCACCATTCTGGTATTGAGTTTGATGGTTGCATAAAATTTATTGGtacatcaaatggatgtaaaagGAAACATTCATCATGGTAATTTGAaggatgagttgtacatgacacaACTCATGTATGGTCTGAAGCAAGCTCCAAAAAAGTAGTGCAAAAAAAttgatggattcatgatggagattAGCTATAAAATGTGTCAGGTCATTGTTGCTATCATAAGAGGTTTCTTATCCTCTTATTATATGTAAGACAGATGGACAAGTTGAAAAGCGATTGTCTGAACGATTCTCCATAAATGATCTTAGAGAGGTCAATTAGATTGGGCATGAGAATTAAACGTGACAAGGTAGCCAGGATTTGTATCTTTTCGCATGCTTATATTCAAAAGGTTCTAGAAAGATTCAGCATAGTTTATTTGAAGCCAGTAAGTTTGCATTTGGGCAGTCATGAGTCATCAAGTACATGAAAGGAACGTGTCGAGATGATCTGATACGATGTTACTCGTATCGGTTTGTGGTGACGAGGGATCGCCGGATAAAAGgtaggttcgttcgcgggatcTTCTCGTTGAGTAGCCTAGGTTTTCGTCCAACTAGGGTTTGGACGAGAGAAAACTTGAGGAAAAATAAAGTATGGAAATTTAGGTAAATTATGATGTATTGATTCTTAATGTTTCAATGCACAGAacccctatttataatactaaggACCCTGGGTTTGGTTCGACTCGATCattccgggaaagaaccaacaagaaaacccgaaacggagcttataataCGCTCGACTCAAAAGTTCCAAAAATAGATAAtccaacaataataataaaaggcAAAAATTGCTATAACTAACGGGAAACATAATCCTTGAACCAATCTGGCTTCTTTGATTGCCTTGAAGACCTTCGTGGTTCCTCCCTTGTGCTTCCTTCTTCCTCGCTGTTGTCCTCCGGTGGCTCCTCCGTTACTTCTGGTGCGTCTTTGGATTGTTGCAGTGTGATATTCGTATCATGATCAAAGTTCCTTACATTTCTGAGATTCACAATATTATGCATGCAATGGTGTGTGTACAAGGCATGATATTGCACAAATAGTGAGAGTACTGTGTCGATTCATGGTTGATACGTGCAAGCAACAATTGTAAGGATTATTCAATATGTTAGAGGTACCACATAATATAGTCTTAAGCTTTCAATGTCAAGAAAATTGAGCTAGCAAGCTATGTGGATGCAAAACTTGATATCCAATAAACCGGTTATGTATTTACTGGTGGTACATCTATTTCATAGACTTCTAACCTGCAGACTATTGTGAAATTGTCTATTAGATTGAATATGTAGTTGTGATGAAAGGAAGTAAGGAGGtggtgtggttgcagagtttcttagatgaatttggaaagaagaacaagaatatcatattttaaAGTGACACTCATAGTGTTATTTTCTTGACAAAAAACTCATCATTTCATTCAAGAACATAGTATGTGGAGTTGAAATATCATTACATCCAACACCTATtggagataaaaaaaagttctgCAACTTGAAAAGATACATGAAAGCGAGAATCCAGTACACATATTTACTAATCACAAGgtgcgttatattgctaactatttaagttgttaactctgctaactcatcaatgcagtgtattaaaaatgtcaacacagtgacattaaaatgtcaacacataatatcAACCCATTATATTGaagttcaacaaaattatgtgttgacattttaatgtcatcatgttgacatttttaatacattgcgttgatgagttagcaagttagctaTTTGAGAatgttagcaattgatcacacccctaCTAATCATAGTCTCATATTtaaatcaattttatatattccGTCACATTTATAAAGAAATACTCCATTTAAATCAATTTCCATAACTTAGCACTATAGTTTCCATTACAAATAATCCGTTGCAAAGACTACATTAGCAAACTGAAGAAAAAAAGAGTGTACAATTATTTGGCCTCAACGTATATATATTCGAATCCTAACCAATTTTTGGTGGAAATCTATTAATCCATTCAGTATGTTGGAGCTCCATATATTTAAActatacacatacatattaatCAAATGGACGTATGCATTCCGTATTTATAGATATTGTAAGGATTAGCTATTAATCTTTGCATCATGATAAGGCTCAATCCCTAATCGAAGTTCAAGATCTAACCCACCATGGATCAACTCCACTTTATTCTCCTCTGAATTCTTTTCATCTTCACTAACTGAAAATAATGGCAAACCACGTACCGAATTGGGCGTGGAAGTTGGAACACAATCTTGAATCTCGTCGTTAGAATTCGCGGCCTTCTTTGTCTCTTCGCTGGCTGAGGGATTCTCCGGATAATTGGCCTTGGTGATGTCCAAAGAAAGAAAGTTCTCGTCGAAGAAGTCATTGAGCTTAGCTCGATCCTTCCTATGGATGTTCATGTGCCCACCTAGGGCTTGCGCGTTGGAGAAACCCCGATCACAGAAACTGCATCGGAATGACTTGATCGTATGGCCGGAAGCCATGAGGAGACCAAGGTCGAGGGAAGGTTGGTGGAAGTGTATAAAGGACATGAGATTAGgttgtttttaaatttatagtcttctttattttgaattgtgttttgtcttttaatttattcttatGGGCATGCACTGTATATGTGTATTTGATCACTTGTGTTTTATATGATGAATGCGTAAGAATCTATGGTCAAAGGGTTGttgatataaattaaattagcaAGCGTGCTAATAAATTTGGATAATTTATCTTGTACATCTGTTTACTTGTtcctatattttgtgtatttctTTATTACTATTGTTATATATTCAAGTGAATACTTGGTTCCTTTAATTTTATTCCAATTAATTCATCATCTTATCGTCATAAATTCATTGGAACCTACGAGAATGATTCATTAAAACTGGCAGCTTAAATGCGTCTTTCAATTGCAGCTCTATTCGTGTTTTACTAAGATTTGTTTTTGTCATTATTGAAAATTACTCCAAGTGTAACAATCAACAAACCAAACCCTAAACTACCTAAATTACATTAATGGAAACACGTGTCGACGCGTGCCACTTTATTCGGTCATTTTACttctttatttttgtcattatatATGCACAAGATCAAACCAACATAAATTGATAATTATAACTTTctaattaatttgtttgatCTACCGATGTGGCATCACAAGTCACACAAGGCGGCACAGACTTGAGCATAAAGAACTTGGATGAAATCCTTTAACTACCATTTTAATACAGTATATTTCAACGTATATATACTACTTAGTTATTTGACAAGTGGCAAGCAAACATTACGAAATGATCAATTCTCAAATTATGCAAAATAATATCCAACTTATCATAGCTTTTTTTTTACATGtgaacagaaaaaaaaaattaaaagtcgcATCACGCGTAGACTTGAACCTCTTATATTAAGCACTCTATTATTATGCCCTATTTGATCAACATACATCATTATTCATTTAATCACACTTGGCATATTATAATAAACAAAAATCCAATGTCAAAATTGACGTAGCAATGTATGAAAggtaaataaatactccctccgccccctaataggagtcgttgtttgaccgggcacgagttttaagaaatgtaaagaaaaaattggttgaaaaagttagtggaatgtgggacccacttttttcatattggttttataataaaatgtgagtggagtgagttagtggaatgtgagacctactaccatttatggtaaaaataaagagtgactcttaatgggggacggcccaaaaaggaaattagcgactcttattcgaggacggagggagtacttaataAATAAAAGCACGTCGCATGACAAGATGACGTCGTTTGGGTTGGTAGTTTATGCATATATATTAGGTGGCATAGACGCATGGCCAATAACAATGCACTTGACGGCACCAAAAGGCAAAAGCGTGCTTCATTTTCCATGTAAcaatgataaaattatttacCCTCCACCATCATCTAATGCTGAAATTCAACTATCAATCCATCGAACTCTTCCATTTAtagttaaaagaaaaataaaccaataaataaaactttattttttgtatatttgacAATTTCATAATAACTAATGAGGTATCAACAAAATTGACGTGAACTTATAATAATGTTAGCTGTGCTCGCGAAAAGTGCACAAATgataaattttataaatgaggtagaaaattaaatatactTTAATTGAGGTAGATTATTGATGTGGATCCATGTCATTCAAGATCCATTTCCCAAGGAATTACCTATATTTGTGATGCTTGATCTAGATATTTTTGTGAGattgatttttaatttatcaataaaaacAAGAGGAAAATTATAGACCCAACAAGAACTAAGGAATCTAAGAAGAACAAGAAAGGAAATAACATTGGATAGGGTGAAAATTGGAATACAAAATCATTGATGAAGTAAGTTAAGACACTTACAACATAACTAACATGCATTCATGGCTAGATCTTCAAGGCAACCTAAATCTAGGAATTAGATAGGAAACATTCTTCAAGAGGAATAAATCACTCAAGCATCTAATTTCATCAAAACTAACTATGAAAAATGAGGAAAAATACTATTTAAGGCTTGGATGACACGCTAGGGCAAATTGGGGTCCGAAAatgacacccggccgggtggaactTTTCTGCACTGCGCGGCTTTCGTAAAACGGTTATAACTCCCTCCACCGGACTCCGATTGAGGTGTGcaaggtacccacgcgaagctctttcgaagacgaagacacTGGTAGTAGTTTCAGAGCTTTTGGAATTCATATCAATAGGCATAATACTGATTGAAGCCAGCTGCAGGTACAAGCTTTGATGCACGGCTTCCATGATCGTATCAATTACGAAATTGTTTAGTGTCAAATGCACTAATTAAATAATGTGTTTAACTCTGTTAGGGAACATATATGCCGTATTCCGACATGAAATCACCGGACTGAATGAATTGGTCTATGTTATTTGATTaagtttcaattttaaaaaatatgaatgcgTTGCCGCTTTCATTACTACAAATAATTCACCAAGTGTTACCATATGTGAttgttatattttaaattattatattaaataaaatgtacttGAGAATAAAAATATTGGAGTATTATTATTGATGAAATGCATTAGTATATTTTTCCTTAGATTGTAAGATGGGAGGggattatataaattaattattaatataaataaaacaaagggAGAAAGTAGTAGTACATGTATATGTGGGCTGCATGTAGATCTGCTATGATTATAGGCCTTCTAACTGGGCCCACAAGCAATAATGAAGCTTCAGGCCCAAAATCTAGAAATACAGAAATGAGTAGCCCTTAGATTATACATTTAGGCCCGTTTGGTAGTGAGTTAGAATTTAATGTgttagttaaattaattaaattaatagctGCCGATTGCTCTTGTCGAAGAagatgagataaaaaaaattaattaaattaattattaatagtaaaattGGCTAATGTCATTGTCAAGTCCCCTACCTATAGGCTTGCCTATATCTATATTACGTGTTCTACTTCTATTAGTACTTTTAGTGTAAAATTTTGTAATTGTtgcaatttaattttaaaatgtacatatatatttttactaCTCTTATTAAATAAGTTCAAATATTTGTATTGGAAAAGTCATTCAGCTCTGTGATGCCTTTATTTATTCAGTTTTAGTAGAAatattatcttcttttattttaatagagttggatcacaaaataatactccttccatTTCATGTTACTTGAGACGTTTCATTTTGGcataagatttaagaaagttgtgttagtgagttaaataaaatagaggagagaaataaaataagagaaagaaaagatagtaaagtaaaagaaagaataaagtaggtgatgtttttttttccaaaaaataataaaagtagtaCATTTTTTGGGAAAAGATACAGGACATATTATTGAGTTATTATTGGAAGAAGAAAACAAATTATGAAGAAACTAATTCTTGAGACTTAAAGGGTTGACGATTGTTGCAGTAATTCAGATGCATTAGAGCACCCCTCTGGCTGCACTCATTCACGTGTGATGAGTAAATCTTGGAGAGCAGAAATCCACACTCCTCTGTCAGAGCTTTCTCTCCCCCTACCATCCTAGCTACATCAGATACCAAAATATCCATTCCTTCAGCCTTGTGGGTAAATCTCTGAATATGAGAACCAATGGACTCAACCACCTTCGAAGCTGAGGTTAGAGCTTCCTCTAGCTCCCCGACATCGGCCCGCACATCACCACATCCTAGGTGAtgttagatgttttgtttttagcaaaaaaaaatgactcgAGTAACTTGAGACAACTTAAAatagaatacgactcaagtaacttgggacggagggagtatgatacgaacctctattattattatttagtttagatattatagggatttagcatatctttttctatatctttgttttcttgttcattaagtcagtagcattataaataggatagactgttatcttttttattcattcaatcaattaatgaaatattttctctcccaaagataacgtgtgttttccaatcctaattttggattccctccgccgatcctaattggacgccTAGTTtagccgctgcccgacggaggagTTCCGCGCACAGCACGAAACTAGAATCACCGCCGATCCTATCTCAGGAAGCCAGAAGTTTGTCTTGATCGCCGAGCAACACGCCGCCGATCACCGTTAAGGAATTAAGTCCTTAATAGAGTACTCCCTTAGTCCCACTCTAAATGAACCATTTTTCTTCTTGGGAAGTCCCGCTCTAAATGATACTCTCtctgttccctcatagttgaatcattttcatatatagtaaattttttctcttttttactttactcactcttactttattttctctattttattcactttatactttattctcactACTTTTTTATCGCtcttagtacttttttttatctatttattcaaTACAGTCAACATCCCtatcttaaactccgtgccgaaaagtttgcCATCAACTACGAGGGAACGGACGGAgtacatttataaaaatagaaactctttccCTCACTCttactactttattctcttcacttaactcataaaacaacactaAATAAAATCTAGTGACGGAAtagaaatgctccacttagaatgggacgaaggaagtattatTACACTGTAGagatttttttctataaagtATTCTTTTCATCGACAATTAATTGGTATAAATTTTTAACTGTCTCATTGACTTTTTATTACTTTCTTCCCGCTCTACTAGCTCATTCCataaacattttattataaaactaagtagtttatataaatatgattcacatttactaactttttcatctatttttcaccacattttttaaaatctgagCTGAGTCAACTCATATCAATTATCGTAagtactataatatttttttatgttatttatccTTATATTTTACTTGTCATTACTTTAGCAAAACAAACACAGATATTTTACTCATCATTAGAGCTGAGTCAACTCATATCAATTATCGTAagtactataatatttttttatgttatttatccTTATATTTTACTTGTCATTAATTTAGCAAAACAAACACAGATATTTTACTCATCATTAACTTTATTGATTGTTGTGATTGTGTATaagatatttatgttttatataattgttgtgattgtgattttttatgatACATTGTTAATATAGAGTCCATTTGTATCATTTTAGTTTATTCCAAAAATTAGtccattttaaattttttaaaactttttcacCGATATTACACTATTATTGATGTGGTTTCCATTATCGACTATTACTATTTCaactaatttattaatttttacttCATAATATaccaatttcattttcaaactCATGCCGTCGCCAAAATCTCTATTCTTAAAGGACGAAGTGAGTGTATGTTAAACTTTAAAGGATTTActataatactccatatttctGGCGTCGGCCAGTGCATATATTTGTAGGATGAGAAAATGAAGTATCTAAACAAGTTATATTCATCCTTTAATTTAGCTTAGATCAGAAGGTCGAGGGTAATGTTGAGCAAATATATGCATTAACTTGATTATTCATAAAATTGCGAAACAAATACTTGTTTGGGGATGGTGTAGTATTTAACCGAGGAGTAATAACAATTTTCGCAAACTCAATTCCATGATACACAGAATTAAGAAATTGATTAGTTTTAGAAAGTAGAGTGAATTAAGCAAATGTTACATGAACTATGCGTTTTGCATGCCAATGGtcctaaactttaaaaatatcatgtgTAGTCTCTGGACCAAGGTATAATCACATTCTTGAtattttttcactattcatcacaattttataCTAACAAAAATGCTCCAAGGTATGTAGGAcatttttggactttcatatTTAGGTAatgaatatgatattttttctatctctctagtattggatatgatattttcttatagtttaaGTGTCTGATCATTTTTTCTATTACTTTATATCAGATCCTTTTTTTCTATCTTTATCTTAAACTTTTATAAActcttaaatatattattataaaaattaaaattataagtttaattatcaaaataatgtttagttaaattttattttgaatgtaatttgattatttatttaatgttgaaaattaaattttattaaccaattctaaatttttaatttttagtgtaaatggttggagttaTTCTCAGAACTGtcaaattccaaaattccaCCAATGGCTTCAAAGTAAAAAATACTCCCTACGCcccttaaaaatatgtgcactttccatttttatctgtcccacaaaaatatgtgcattcaatttttggaaagctatcccaatttattactcttatacatcaacttatttacaacttataccacaaTTAAACACTATTAATAATGTAGatccactatccactaacactactttaactacccttctcatcttctttcttactttaccaatttgtCTTAATTCCCATGTCATATCAattatccatatttttatggaatgaagggagtattaaaataataaaaaagtctTATTATTCgatttctagaacttgctctcTTTTTAAAGGATTATGTGTTGTCTCTACTTTTaagctaaaaaataaaagtaaaaaaggtTCGGAATCTATACTGAAACAGTGTCAAActatacatacatatacatataaaacCTCGAGCTGATTAAAGCGTGGCCCACCACGTGTCGCTCAAATGCTAGAACCATCTCGAAGCGAAGAAGATTCCAACCCACGCATCACTTTCCAGAAACTTCCAGTATTTTCTCGATTCGAACCGGACGAACTTTAATAAATCTAACTGCAGAATTCCGATCAACCGTGTGTCGAAACGTGGCACGATACTATCATAGCGTCCAACGTGGCACCCACAATGGGCTAGAAATTGATTCGAACAAAGCTTAAAATATTAAACCCCGTCGCGTGACTTTACCATTTTGCCCTCGTCACTGCGCTTGAGCTGATTATTAAAAACACCGTGAAAATATGTGGACTCAAGATTCAGATCGACGTAGAAATTCAACTTATTTTCTGGATATTTGTTTGAGTGATGAATGGAGATGAGAGGAAGGAAGATGGATCTAATGATGAGAGTGAGCAGCAGTTGGAGGTGTTAATGTGCGGGTATTTTCCAGGGGTGACTGCGCAAAGATCTCCATTGAATTCGCCGGCGAGTGTGCGGTTTCCGGAGGCGGAGGCTCCCGGAGATTCGTGGAAGGATATTTGCGCCGGTGGATGCGGCTTTGGCATGGCGATTTCCGGTAGTTCTCGTATTTAATCTCCTATGCATTTGCGGTCTGTTTGGATTATTGGCTGTGATAATTTGAATtgtatatgattttttttgttgaactaGAGTATTTAAATTATCGAATTTATTAGTTATGAGTTGAATAGGCTAAGCAATTTAGCTATGTGCTATGTACACTGAATAGTTGATTTCAGTCTAGGTGTTATGATCTTCGTATGGTTATTGAGGAGTTCTGAGAAATTGATGTTTTTGGTGAGAATAGTTTACTTGTGcgttataaaactaatagtttTATTGAATCAAGACATATTGAACGCCGTGGTATGTTGGGATTGATCGTGAATAGGTTCCAAGCTGAAGTCTGTGTCTTGGACAGAGTTATAGGAATGTGTACGCAAAATCGTATGAGTTTCTTGCAAAGACTGAAATTTTGTTAGGTGCGACTCCAGAGTGACAAACGTTAGGTTGAGAAAGGACGAGATGATTACTATTGAAGCTGCTGATATCCAGGATTTTAGGTTGTTTGAAGTTGAAATTATTAACGGTTTCATTGATTGTACAATTTGAAAAGATTGTAGATCTTTGGATTATGAAAATGCTTACCTGGCCATCTTCTATTGTCTTGGATGTAGAGTTTTCCGTGATTTGTCTTCTCTTGCATGAGAAAAAGATGTAAACTTGTGGCCTAGGGTAAGAAGATGTAACAGTTAAATGTGTTCATGTCATGGTTCTTTAGGAGAACATGATATAGGTCGCTTGGGTTCTGTTTTCTGATTCTCTATGAAATGCATTGCTATATTCAATTAAGCATTTCTTGCAGCCTCTGGGAAACTTGTTACTTGGGGTTCCTCTGATGACCAAGGCCAGAGCTATTTTGCCTCAGGGAAACATGGGGTAATCCAGCTATCATTTTTTAACTTAAAACCTTAGACACTTCCTGATTTGTCTAATTGATTCAACATCTTCATTTTTTACTTCATATAGGAGACTCCAGAGGTGTATCCTCTTCCATCACCTAATCCGATAATGGAAGCTGCTGCCAGCTGGGCACACTGTGTTTCAGTAACAGGTATATCCAAAAATTCTTGTTCTTATCTGATTCCTTTCTTGAATGGCAGTTCCATCTGAATGGAGTTCCTCTTTTCCTTTCATTCTCACGCCGCATTGTTACTTATAAGAGTAATTTTTCATGTTTCCAGACAAGGGTGAAGTGTACACATGGGGTTGGAAGGAGTGTGTTCCATCTGTAAAAATCACCTGTACTTGGAACACTTTAAAAACTAGTGATGATCAAACTGGCGAAAGACAAAGTTCAACAATAACTGACCAAGGTATCTTAgtgataatttaattttaagaatTCTTTTTTCCCAATACTGTTTTAGAATAGATATATGAACTGCACAAAGATACATAAGTAATGGATAACAAAGGTTAATGCTTGAGGGATTCCTCAGTCTCATAGTTTGAATTCTACCACTGGATCAGTTTTGGGTTCAAATGACAAATTATCTGGAGATGAGATGCTAAAACGGAGAAAAGTTGTTCCTCAGCAAGACTCTGAGGCATTAACGCCTGCAGATGAAACACTTTCAATGCCGCCTTGTCCTGTAAGCCTGGATCCTGGGGTGAGGATCACCTCAGTTGCAGCAGGCGGGCGCCATACTTTAGCATTGTCAGGTAAAGTTCTTTTATGCTTCCGCCTGCAAACTACACTTTTGGTGTAGTTTCTACATCCATGTGGTTACATTATAGTTTTGGAGGTCTTGTAGGTATTTTGACGTATGAAGCTATGGAAGATATCTAATGTTTAGCAAGAAGACTTTAATGTTAAGGAAGAAGATATTTATGTATAAACAAGAGCTGATGCATCATACTTTTACCGGATTTTAGATGTGGGACAGGTATGGGGTTGGGGCTATGGAGGAGAAGGCCAGCTTGGTCTAGGATCTAGGATAAAAATGGTGGCATCTCCTCATCTTATACCTTGTATTGACCCATCATTGAATGGAGGAGGGAGCTCTGGAGTAAATAATCAAAATAGTGTTGACTCAGCAGCTGAACCAAAAAAATCCATAGGAAATTACGTAAAGGGTATTGCATGTGGAGGCAGGCACAGTGCAGTGATAACAGGTAACTAGGAAGTGCTTCACTAATATGTGGAAACCTTATTCCCCTGCTGATAGAGTTATTTTCTTTTGCATCAGATACTGGTGTGCTTCTTGCCTTTGGCTGGGGTCTTTATGGGCAGGTGAGTTTTTTTTTACGTGATATACACATTTGCTTTTCTTGGAATCTCGTGACAAAGCATTACAGATATAGGTACAAATTATAGCTTTGCTGTATAATAAACTGGATTGTAATACTCATTGCAAGATTTCTTTCACTGAAGTTTCAACTTTGGGCAGACACTTTCAATATGAGATGTGCTACTCTTGATGTTATCGACTCAAAAAGCTTTCTACTTATGGAAATGAATAAATGCTTATGATGATGAAGACATGATACATACACCTTCCCAAGAGCTCAATATTATCTTCGGTTAATCGGTTATAGATGTGAATTAGTACTGAGATGAAGGattgtagtagtatttttttttctcattgaAAAGGACTATGCTTGTGCAAATAGCCTGCTTAAATACAAGTCAAGCCAAAATATGTGGGGAGTAGACAGGAACCAGATGAGAAATATGAAGAACCATATCAAAGTTGTTTTCCTTGACTATATTCTGCTGGTTTTAGCAAAATATATTGTTTCGAGGTCATCTACACTTCAACCC contains:
- the LOC121751104 gene encoding transcriptional regulator TAC1-like; protein product: MASGHTIKSFRCSFCDRGFSNAQALGGHMNIHRKDRAKLNDFFDENFLSLDITKANYPENPSASEETKKAANSNDEIQDCVPTSTPNSVRGLPLFSVSEDEKNSEENKVELIHGGLDLELRLGIEPYHDAKINS
- the LOC121750471 gene encoding ultraviolet-B receptor UVR8-like produces the protein MNGDERKEDGSNDESEQQLEVLMCGYFPGVTAQRSPLNSPASVRFPEAEAPGDSWKDICAGGCGFGMAISASGKLVTWGSSDDQGQSYFASGKHGETPEVYPLPSPNPIMEAAASWAHCVSVTDKGEVYTWGWKECVPSVKITCTWNTLKTSDDQTGERQSSTITDQVLGSNDKLSGDEMLKRRKVVPQQDSEALTPADETLSMPPCPVSLDPGVRITSVAAGGRHTLALSDVGQVWGWGYGGEGQLGLGSRIKMVASPHLIPCIDPSLNGGGSSGVNNQNSVDSAAEPKKSIGNYVKGIACGGRHSAVITDTGVLLAFGWGLYGQCGQGNTEDILRPTFVPFLRDSQIKAVAAGLWHTICISSDGRVYVFGGNQFGQLGLGTHQDQCEVVPRLLDASVLESKKAKIASSGARHNAILTEDGKLFCWGWNKYGQLGLGDAVDRNIPEEVTLKEDHKMKNVACGWWHTLLLCETTRTN